One stretch of Rhodoferax lithotrophicus DNA includes these proteins:
- a CDS encoding TRAP transporter substrate-binding protein, with amino-acid sequence MTFLRRTFVAMASTAVLCASFSALAQDIKPRLIRFGYGLNEQSNQGRAAKVFADEVARLSGGKMKVRAIGAAALGPDNQMQQALIGGAQEMMVGSTATLVGITKEMALWDTPFLISNTKEADILLDGPIGEKVSAKLQDKGLVGLAYWENGFRNLTNSKRAITKMEDMNGIKLRVMQNNVFLSSFQTLGANAIPMAFSELFSALETKTVDGQENPFNTILSSKFYEVQKYMTVTNHVYSPWIVTVSKKWWDGLSKDEQKVLSDAAKTSRDFERKDTRDEASKAMANLKAKGMEINELSPAEATRMRDKLTKVYALIAADVGMDLWNETQAELKKIRAAK; translated from the coding sequence ATGACTTTTCTTCGCAGAACCTTTGTTGCCATGGCCAGCACCGCTGTGCTTTGTGCCTCGTTTTCAGCGCTTGCACAAGACATCAAACCGCGTCTGATCCGCTTTGGTTATGGCCTGAACGAGCAGAGTAACCAGGGCCGTGCCGCCAAGGTGTTTGCCGACGAGGTGGCGCGACTGTCGGGTGGCAAGATGAAAGTGCGCGCCATTGGTGCCGCTGCCCTTGGCCCGGACAACCAGATGCAGCAAGCCCTGATTGGTGGCGCACAGGAAATGATGGTGGGCTCCACCGCCACACTGGTGGGCATCACCAAGGAAATGGCACTGTGGGACACGCCGTTCCTGATCAGTAACACCAAGGAGGCCGACATTCTGCTTGACGGCCCGATTGGCGAAAAGGTGAGCGCCAAACTGCAAGACAAGGGCCTGGTCGGACTGGCCTATTGGGAAAACGGTTTTCGCAACCTGACCAACAGCAAACGTGCCATCACCAAGATGGAAGACATGAACGGCATCAAACTGCGTGTGATGCAAAACAATGTGTTCTTGAGCAGCTTCCAGACCCTGGGGGCCAATGCCATCCCGATGGCATTTTCCGAACTGTTCAGCGCGCTGGAAACCAAAACGGTGGATGGTCAGGAAAACCCGTTCAATACCATTTTGTCGAGCAAGTTCTATGAAGTGCAGAAGTACATGACGGTGACCAACCACGTGTACAGCCCGTGGATTGTCACCGTCAGCAAAAAATGGTGGGATGGCTTGTCCAAAGACGAGCAAAAAGTGCTGAGTGATGCCGCCAAGACCAGCCGTGATTTTGAGCGCAAAGACACGCGCGACGAGGCCTCCAAAGCCATGGCCAACCTGAAAGCCAAGGGGATGGAGATCAATGAATTGTCACCCGCTGAAGCCACACGTATGCGCGACAAGCTGACCAAGGTGTACGCCCTGATCGCTGCCGATGTGGGCATGGATTTGTGGAACGAAACACAAGCTGAGTTGAAGAAAATTCGGGCTGCCAAGTAA
- a CDS encoding lysophospholipid acyltransferase family protein, with amino-acid sequence MHRTIFSTPIVNTLLRAFSLAYLKLAGWKVMGQLPEAGQKSVFIAAPHTSNWDLPYTLMVAFALRLNIYWMGKASIFNFPFGPLMRWLGGIAVDRSKSNNLVAASAQALQNACGALQLIVPPEGTRSKVRYWKSGFYHIAVAAQVPIVLAYMDYERKISGLGPMFLPSGDLEADMVKIKAFYAPFKGKNAAQFEAT; translated from the coding sequence ATGCACCGAACCATCTTTTCCACCCCCATCGTCAACACCTTGCTGCGCGCATTTTCTTTGGCCTACCTGAAACTGGCGGGCTGGAAAGTCATGGGGCAACTTCCTGAAGCGGGGCAAAAAAGTGTTTTTATTGCTGCCCCGCACACCAGCAACTGGGACCTTCCGTACACCCTGATGGTGGCTTTTGCGCTGCGGCTGAACATCTACTGGATGGGTAAGGCCAGTATTTTCAACTTTCCGTTTGGGCCACTGATGCGCTGGCTCGGTGGCATTGCGGTAGACCGCTCCAAATCCAACAACCTGGTGGCCGCCTCGGCACAAGCCCTGCAAAATGCCTGCGGTGCATTGCAACTGATCGTGCCACCCGAAGGTACCCGCAGCAAGGTGCGTTACTGGAAAAGTGGCTTCTACCACATTGCCGTGGCGGCCCAGGTACCGATCGTGCTGGCCTACATGGACTACGAGCGCAAAATCAGCGGCCTGGGGCCGATGTTTCTGCCCAGTGGGGATCTGGAAGCCGATATGGTCAAAATCAAGGCGTTTTATGCCCCCTTCAAGGGCAAAAACGCCGCCCAGTTTGAAGCCACCTGA
- a CDS encoding ArnT family glycosyltransferase has protein sequence MSTAAVTQLTPTRGKTSTLLWLSLLLVATLTYVLGLDGQYAPTNGDELVYTHIARLTAASGHWLPLVSELDHMRNTKPPLLIWQAMVAGDWGQHWSMAALRTPSVVYTLLLAAAIGFTVQRIRRDVGRGLLAACLYLAFFCTFRFGRTYLTSAPETFWLNLPMFVLLWWTLRGPNTKPNAATHPVTVSDSQATLGWLAHALFGLAMGLGLAYKSFALAAPAAATLWCAQLLTQSPLNWRKTFQITLKVSLSALIALSIFSLWFVLDPDPAAVWQEFVVGENAGKMSNSAGYWHTALLGGGFSIWAQLLGYAQNAGLLIFVVFGLMALGVRQLWRRHWQALTSQPINFLLLLIWLAVWLAVFTLPSQRSARYLIPAMPALAMVLALCWEHIGRIWFVPSLLLCGVFIGFLGRIAWAEQVFGLGQTGDVALTLIAVAIGLGLVLAGLFKPAWTRACTLAACLAVFAVFGLTTVPLNGSSGHYSAQVLAQLQAQKVAVPSSFNGQFERFEFVLPGNHFVPYDGDGRAPFSRADNAVFLNALLEKHQAVVWLQTRDENAEPLCTPQCTVLGQRWEVKGRHQSGEITLVNVWYPEQWLFRREWLLTNAASVPSVAVKAPTP, from the coding sequence ATGTCCACCGCAGCCGTCACCCAGCTCACACCCACACGTGGAAAAACCAGTACCCTGCTCTGGCTGAGCCTGTTGCTGGTGGCGACCCTCACCTACGTGCTGGGCCTGGATGGCCAATATGCGCCCACCAACGGTGACGAGCTGGTTTACACCCACATTGCCCGCCTGACTGCCGCCAGCGGCCACTGGCTGCCGCTGGTGTCCGAACTGGATCACATGCGCAACACCAAACCACCCCTGCTGATCTGGCAAGCCATGGTGGCCGGTGACTGGGGCCAACACTGGAGCATGGCGGCGCTGCGCACGCCCAGCGTGGTCTATACCCTGCTGCTGGCGGCAGCCATTGGCTTTACTGTGCAACGCATCCGTCGTGATGTGGGCCGGGGCCTGCTGGCGGCCTGCCTCTACCTGGCTTTTTTTTGCACCTTTCGTTTTGGTCGTACTTACCTCACCAGTGCACCTGAAACCTTTTGGCTGAATCTGCCGATGTTTGTGCTGCTGTGGTGGACACTGCGCGGCCCCAACACCAAGCCCAACGCCGCCACTCACCCAGTTACCGTAAGTGATAGCCAGGCGACTTTGGGTTGGCTGGCTCACGCACTTTTTGGTCTCGCCATGGGCTTGGGACTGGCCTACAAATCATTTGCACTGGCGGCACCGGCAGCCGCCACGCTGTGGTGCGCCCAGCTGCTCACACAGTCACCATTAAACTGGAGGAAGACTTTTCAGATCACACTCAAAGTCAGCCTGAGTGCACTCATCGCTCTGAGCATTTTTAGCCTGTGGTTTGTGCTCGACCCCGACCCGGCTGCCGTCTGGCAGGAGTTTGTGGTGGGCGAGAACGCCGGCAAAATGAGCAACAGCGCCGGTTACTGGCACACCGCTCTGCTAGGAGGCGGCTTCAGCATCTGGGCGCAGTTGCTCGGCTATGCGCAAAACGCTGGTTTGCTGATTTTTGTCGTGTTCGGTTTGATGGCTCTGGGGGTACGACAACTCTGGCGCAGGCACTGGCAAGCATTGACCTCCCAGCCCATCAACTTTCTGCTGTTGCTGATCTGGCTGGCCGTCTGGCTGGCGGTGTTCACCTTGCCCAGCCAGCGCTCGGCACGCTACCTGATTCCGGCCATGCCCGCGCTGGCCATGGTGCTGGCGCTGTGCTGGGAACACATCGGGCGCATCTGGTTTGTGCCTTCGTTGCTGCTGTGCGGCGTGTTCATCGGCTTTTTGGGCCGGATTGCCTGGGCCGAGCAGGTGTTTGGTTTGGGACAAACCGGAGATGTGGCCCTGACCCTGATCGCTGTGGCCATCGGCCTGGGCTTGGTGCTGGCGGGCTTGTTCAAACCGGCCTGGACACGCGCTTGCACCTTGGCTGCCTGTCTGGCAGTATTTGCCGTATTTGGCCTGACTACCGTGCCACTGAACGGATCATCAGGCCACTACAGCGCCCAAGTGCTGGCGCAGCTGCAAGCACAAAAGGTGGCGGTGCCCAGCAGCTTCAATGGCCAGTTCGAACGCTTTGAATTTGTCCTGCCAGGCAATCACTTTGTGCCCTATGACGGTGACGGGCGTGCTCCCTTTTCAAGAGCTGACAACGCTGTTTTTTTAAACGCTCTGCTTGAAAAACACCAGGCTGTGGTGTGGTTACAAACGCGTGATGAAAACGCCGAACCACTGTGCACACCACAATGCACCGTGCTGGGCCAGCGCTGGGAAGTCAAAGGCCGACATCAAAGTGGTGAGATCACACTGGTCAATGTGTGGTATCCCGAGCAATGGCTGTTCAGACGCGAATGGTTGCTCACCAACGCAGCGAGCGTGCCCTCGGTTGCCGTAAAAGCGCCAACCCCTTGA
- a CDS encoding exo-alpha-sialidase: protein MVSSSRKGLMQSTWARWLLGCLCCVAVIGWDVVHRMPAPPSAQACWPVTTPLGNKPLVLQAKGHIPMPPDTPAAHASSLLPMPADGPQSVLAFWFAGTKESAPDIGIAASGFDRATQQWQAARFVVERQALGQVLGFGVRRIGNPVAWLDADHKVHLFVVATGPGGWAASRIVHLRQSNAGAGMAQLAFEPVRVLPLSWWWNVSYLVRTAPLTLQDGGMVLPVHFELGLKYPVALRFDRQGEFLGMVRMSQRTHVLQPTLVMQSESHWLALMRDQRPEGRVTVAQTQDGGQHWQDTPDLALVNPDASVAALGLAPGRMLLAHNSSAHTRTLLDLSQSANGQDWTLAQPLAHGSAAQEFSYPALAWADDSLWVSYTDQRQRIAWQRFGINP, encoded by the coding sequence ATGGTTTCTTCTTCTCGCAAGGGTTTGATGCAAAGTACCTGGGCCAGATGGCTATTGGGCTGTTTGTGTTGCGTGGCCGTCATTGGTTGGGATGTGGTGCACCGCATGCCAGCCCCACCGTCGGCACAGGCATGCTGGCCTGTCACAACCCCGCTGGGGAACAAGCCGCTGGTGTTGCAGGCCAAGGGCCACATTCCCATGCCGCCCGATACCCCGGCAGCACACGCCAGCAGCTTATTGCCCATGCCCGCTGACGGGCCGCAGTCCGTGCTGGCTTTCTGGTTTGCCGGTACCAAGGAAAGTGCGCCAGACATTGGTATTGCCGCCTCTGGTTTTGACCGCGCCACGCAGCAGTGGCAAGCTGCACGTTTTGTTGTGGAGCGGCAGGCCCTTGGACAAGTGTTGGGCTTTGGTGTGCGCCGCATCGGCAACCCGGTGGCCTGGCTGGACGCGGATCACAAGGTGCATTTGTTTGTTGTGGCGACCGGGCCGGGCGGCTGGGCGGCCAGCCGGATTGTGCATTTGCGGCAAAGTAACGCAGGTGCGGGCATGGCGCAGCTGGCGTTTGAGCCGGTACGGGTGTTACCGCTGTCCTGGTGGTGGAATGTCAGCTATCTGGTACGCACCGCACCTTTGACTTTGCAAGACGGCGGCATGGTGCTGCCAGTACATTTTGAGCTGGGGCTGAAGTACCCGGTGGCGCTGCGGTTTGATCGTCAGGGGGAATTTTTGGGAATGGTGCGTATGTCGCAACGCACCCATGTGTTGCAACCCACATTGGTGATGCAGTCTGAAAGCCATTGGCTGGCCCTCATGCGCGACCAGCGGCCCGAAGGCCGGGTGACGGTGGCGCAGACGCAGGATGGTGGTCAGCATTGGCAAGACACCCCCGACTTGGCCCTGGTCAACCCGGATGCCTCGGTGGCTGCGCTGGGTCTGGCCCCTGGGCGCATGTTGCTGGCGCACAACAGCTCAGCGCATACACGCACCCTGCTGGACTTGAGCCAGTCGGCCAACGGGCAGGACTGGACGCTGGCACAGCCATTGGCGCATGGCAGCGCGGCGCAAGAGTTTTCTTACCCAGCCCTGGCCTGGGCCGATGACAGTCTGTGGGTGAGTTACACCGACCAACGCCAGCGGATTGCCTGGCAGCGTTTTGGCATAAACCCGTAA